One Kitasatospora sp. MAP12-44 DNA segment encodes these proteins:
- the gyrB gene encoding DNA topoisomerase (ATP-hydrolyzing) subunit B, with protein sequence MLCQRGRFVADSGESSQSPVPTDPSTEAVPADRAYDANAIQVLEGLDAVRKRPGMYIGSTSERGLHHLVQEVVDNSVDEAMAGHADTIAVTILADGAVRVVDNGRGIPVGIVPGQDKPAVEVVLTVLHAGGKFGGGGYAVSGGLHGVGVSVVNALSTKLAIEIHTDGHRWTQDYKLGAPTAPLAKHEATDRTGTSVTFWADGDIFETTVYSFETLSRRFQEMAFLNKGLTISLTDEREEHVDDEGKPLSVTYHYEGGIADYVQHLNSRKGDVVHPSVIDFESEDKDKTISVEIAMQWNSSYTEGVYSFANTIHTHGGGTHEEGFRAALTGLVNRYARDKKLLREKDDNLAGEDIREGLTAIISVKLGEPQFEGQTKDKLGNTEAKTFVQKVVHEQLNDWLDRHPVEAADIIRKSINSATARLAARKARDLTRRKGLLESASLPGKLSDCQSKDPAECEIFIVEGDSAGGSAKQGRDPRTQAILPIRGKILNVEKARIDKVLQNTEVQALISAFGCGIQEDYDESKLRYHKIVLMADADVDGQHIRTLLLTLLFRFMRPLVEAGYVYLAMPPLYKIKWGRDDFDYVYSDREKDSVIAAGAAAGRRLPKDDAIQRFKGLGEMNAEELRITTMDQAHRLLQQITLEDAARADDLFSVLMGEDVEARRSFIQRNAKDVRFLDV encoded by the coding sequence GTGCTGTGCCAGAGAGGGCGCTTCGTGGCCGATTCCGGCGAATCCAGCCAGTCCCCAGTCCCCACCGACCCGTCCACCGAGGCCGTCCCAGCCGATCGGGCTTACGACGCCAACGCGATCCAGGTCCTGGAGGGGCTTGACGCGGTCCGCAAGCGCCCGGGCATGTACATCGGCTCGACCAGCGAGCGCGGCCTGCACCACCTCGTCCAGGAGGTGGTGGACAACTCCGTCGACGAGGCCATGGCGGGGCATGCCGACACCATCGCGGTGACGATCCTGGCCGATGGCGCGGTCCGGGTGGTCGACAACGGCCGCGGCATCCCGGTGGGCATCGTGCCCGGGCAGGACAAGCCGGCCGTCGAGGTCGTGCTGACGGTGCTGCACGCGGGCGGCAAGTTCGGCGGCGGCGGCTACGCCGTCTCCGGCGGTCTGCACGGCGTCGGCGTCTCGGTGGTGAACGCGCTCTCCACCAAGCTGGCGATCGAGATCCACACCGACGGCCACCGCTGGACCCAGGACTACAAGCTGGGCGCCCCGACCGCGCCGCTGGCCAAGCACGAGGCCACCGACCGCACCGGCACCAGCGTCACGTTCTGGGCCGACGGCGACATCTTCGAGACCACCGTCTACTCCTTCGAGACGCTCTCGCGCCGCTTCCAGGAGATGGCCTTCCTCAACAAGGGCCTGACCATCTCGCTGACGGACGAGCGCGAGGAGCACGTCGACGACGAGGGCAAGCCGCTCTCCGTGACGTACCACTACGAGGGCGGCATCGCCGACTACGTCCAGCACCTCAACTCCCGCAAGGGCGACGTGGTCCACCCCTCCGTGATCGACTTCGAGTCGGAGGACAAGGACAAGACGATCTCGGTGGAGATCGCGATGCAGTGGAACTCCTCCTACACCGAGGGGGTCTACAGCTTCGCCAACACCATCCACACGCACGGCGGCGGTACCCACGAGGAGGGGTTCCGGGCGGCGCTCACCGGCCTGGTGAACCGCTACGCGCGGGACAAGAAGCTGCTGCGCGAGAAGGACGACAACCTCGCCGGCGAGGACATCCGCGAGGGTCTGACGGCGATCATCTCGGTCAAGCTCGGCGAGCCGCAGTTCGAGGGCCAGACCAAGGACAAGCTGGGCAACACCGAGGCGAAGACCTTCGTCCAGAAGGTGGTGCACGAGCAGCTGAACGACTGGCTGGACCGCCACCCGGTGGAGGCCGCGGACATCATCCGCAAGTCGATCAACTCGGCCACCGCCCGCCTGGCGGCCCGCAAGGCGCGCGACCTGACCCGCCGCAAGGGCCTGCTGGAGAGCGCCTCGCTGCCGGGCAAGCTGAGCGACTGCCAGTCCAAGGACCCGGCCGAGTGCGAGATCTTCATCGTCGAGGGCGACTCGGCCGGCGGCTCGGCCAAGCAGGGCCGTGACCCGCGTACCCAGGCCATCCTGCCGATCCGCGGCAAGATCCTGAACGTCGAGAAGGCCCGGATCGACAAGGTGCTGCAGAACACCGAGGTCCAGGCGCTGATCTCGGCCTTCGGCTGCGGCATCCAGGAGGACTACGACGAGTCCAAGCTCCGCTATCACAAGATCGTCCTGATGGCGGACGCCGACGTCGACGGGCAGCACATCCGCACGCTGCTGCTGACCCTGCTGTTCCGCTTCATGCGGCCGCTGGTGGAGGCGGGGTACGTCTACCTGGCGATGCCGCCGCTGTACAAGATCAAGTGGGGCCGGGACGACTTCGACTACGTCTACTCCGACCGCGAGAAGGACTCCGTGATCGCCGCCGGCGCCGCGGCCGGCCGCCGGCTGCCCAAGGACGACGCGATCCAGCGCTTCAAGGGTCTGGGCGAGATGAACGCCGAGGAGCTGCGGATCACCACCATGGACCAGGCGCACCGGCTGCTGCAGCAGATCACCCTGGAGGACGCGGCCCGTGCCGACGACCTCTTCTCGGTCCTGATGGGCGAGGACGTCGAGGCCCGCCGGTCCTTCATCCAGCGCAACGCCAAGGACGTCCGCTTCCTGGACGTGTGA
- a CDS encoding ATP-binding protein, whose translation MISVSDQTVTSVHPATVRLPYEPRSAGAARRMIRNKLVEWRLPVLIDDAELIVSELVANAADTGCQRCMIVAVRRITETTIRILVRDGSRSMPCLIDAGPNAESGRGMRLVHELSGGHWGATPEVLGKTIHADLRVKLSAG comes from the coding sequence GTGATCAGCGTCTCCGACCAAACCGTCACTTCGGTGCACCCCGCGACGGTTCGCTTGCCGTATGAGCCGCGGTCGGCCGGGGCTGCCCGGCGCATGATCCGTAACAAGCTCGTTGAGTGGCGGCTGCCAGTGCTGATCGACGATGCCGAGCTGATCGTCAGTGAGCTGGTCGCCAACGCAGCGGACACCGGGTGCCAGCGCTGCATGATCGTCGCGGTCCGACGGATCACCGAGACCACCATTCGCATCCTCGTTCGGGACGGCTCCCGGTCGATGCCCTGCCTGATCGACGCCGGCCCGAATGCCGAGTCGGGTCGGGGGATGCGTCTAGTGCACGAGCTCAGTGGCGGCCACTGGGGTGCGACGCCCGAGGTGCTCGGAAAGACCATCCACGCCGACCTACGGGTCAAGCTTTC
- a CDS encoding cyclopropane-fatty-acyl-phospholipid synthase family protein — translation MAQIAQQLVGALEGLLGTRLPFRIQAWDGSTAGPGGAPELVLRNRRALRRLVWSPGELGLVRAYVSGDLDFGPGTGLYEVLAEFAHFVERPELQELQLGVGDLADPGTRKALSTLLRAALRAGAIGPQPAAPPEEARPAGRVHSRGRDRAVISHHYDVGNEFYRLVLGSSMVYSCAYWTPEGKSLEDAQEAKLDLICRKLGLRPGMRLLDVGCGWGSLVLHAAEHYGVSAVGVSISAEQVALATERVEAAGLADRVEIRLQDYREIPDGPYDAISSVGMAEHVGSEQYRTYASGLYGLLAPGGRLLNHQIARRPSKPGEPYVTSPFISRYVFPDGELAPVGSTVSLLEEAGFEVRDVESLREHYALTLRDWVANLEAHWPQAVSLVGVGRARVWRLYMAASALAFEENRIGVNQVLAVRTTPAGASALPPTRAQWLAPRSQDPDPARSPELHVAIAAPGGPAEPDLGDRPTVR, via the coding sequence ATGGCCCAGATCGCTCAGCAGCTCGTCGGTGCGTTGGAGGGGCTGCTCGGCACGCGGCTCCCGTTCCGTATCCAGGCCTGGGACGGCAGTACGGCCGGGCCCGGCGGGGCACCCGAACTCGTCCTGCGCAACCGCCGGGCGCTGCGCCGACTGGTCTGGTCCCCGGGTGAGCTGGGGCTGGTGCGGGCCTACGTCTCGGGGGACCTCGACTTCGGGCCCGGAACCGGCCTGTACGAGGTGCTGGCCGAGTTCGCGCACTTCGTGGAGCGGCCGGAGCTGCAGGAGCTGCAGCTGGGCGTGGGCGACCTCGCCGACCCGGGGACCCGCAAGGCGCTCAGCACCCTGCTGCGGGCCGCCCTGCGGGCCGGGGCGATCGGCCCGCAGCCCGCCGCGCCGCCGGAGGAGGCCCGCCCGGCCGGCCGGGTGCACAGCCGCGGCCGGGACCGCGCCGTCATCAGCCACCACTACGACGTCGGCAACGAGTTCTACCGCCTGGTGCTCGGCTCCTCGATGGTCTACTCCTGCGCGTACTGGACGCCGGAGGGCAAGAGCCTGGAGGACGCCCAGGAGGCCAAGCTCGACCTGATCTGCCGCAAGCTGGGCCTGCGGCCCGGCATGCGGCTGCTGGACGTGGGCTGCGGCTGGGGCTCGCTGGTGCTGCACGCGGCCGAGCACTACGGCGTCAGCGCGGTGGGGGTGAGCATCTCGGCGGAGCAGGTGGCGCTGGCCACCGAGCGGGTCGAGGCGGCCGGTCTGGCCGACCGGGTGGAGATCCGCCTGCAGGACTACCGGGAGATCCCTGACGGTCCCTATGACGCGATCTCCAGCGTCGGGATGGCCGAGCACGTCGGCAGCGAGCAGTACCGCACCTACGCGTCCGGCCTGTACGGGCTGCTGGCCCCCGGCGGGCGGCTGCTCAACCACCAGATCGCCCGGCGCCCCAGCAAGCCCGGCGAGCCGTACGTCACCAGCCCCTTCATCTCCCGCTACGTCTTCCCGGACGGCGAGCTGGCCCCGGTCGGCAGCACCGTCTCGCTGCTGGAGGAGGCGGGCTTCGAGGTGCGCGACGTGGAATCGCTGCGCGAGCACTACGCGCTGACCCTGCGGGACTGGGTGGCCAACCTGGAGGCGCACTGGCCGCAGGCGGTCTCCCTGGTCGGCGTGGGCCGGGCGCGGGTCTGGCGGCTCTACATGGCCGCCTCGGCGCTGGCCTTCGAGGAGAACCGGATCGGGGTCAACCAGGTCCTCGCCGTCCGCACCACCCCGGCCGGAGCCAGCGCTCTGCCCCCCACCCGCGCCCAGTGGCTGGCCCCCCGCTCCCAGGACCCCGACCCCGCCAGGTCCCCTGAGCTGCACGTTGCGATCGCCGCCCCCGGTGGGCCCGCGGAGCCGGATTTGGGAGATCGGCCGACGGTCCGCTAA
- the recF gene encoding DNA replication/repair protein RecF, with product MHVAHLSLADFRSYARVEVPLDPGVSAFVGPNGQGKTNLVEAIGYVSTLGSHRVATDAPLIRLGAERAVVRSSIEDRGRTTLVELEITPGKANRARINRSDNVRPKDVLGLLRTVLFAPEDLSLVKGDPGERRRFLDELLTARAPRLAGVRQDYERVLKQRNALLKTAAMARRAGGGKGADLSTLEVWDGHLARAGSELTAFRLRLVDALQPLVAQAYEQLAPGGGPTLLEYRSSFEGALPASREEAYQQLLDALQAARKQETERGLTLVGPHRDELGLKLGPLPAKGYASHGESWSFALALRLASYELLRADGGEPVLILDDVFAELDARRRDQLAELVAGGEQVLVTAAVPEDVPKALRGVRYAVAQGEVHRIGS from the coding sequence CGTGGGGCCCAATGGCCAGGGCAAGACGAACCTGGTCGAGGCGATCGGCTACGTCTCCACGCTGGGCAGCCACCGGGTCGCCACCGACGCACCGCTGATCCGGCTGGGCGCGGAGCGGGCGGTGGTCCGCTCGTCGATCGAGGACCGCGGCCGGACCACCCTGGTCGAACTGGAGATCACCCCGGGCAAGGCCAACCGCGCCCGGATCAACCGCTCGGACAACGTCCGGCCCAAGGACGTGCTCGGCCTGCTGCGCACCGTCCTGTTCGCCCCCGAGGACCTGTCGCTGGTGAAGGGCGACCCGGGCGAGCGCAGGCGCTTCCTGGACGAGCTGCTGACCGCCAGGGCGCCGCGCCTCGCGGGCGTGCGGCAGGACTATGAGCGGGTGCTCAAGCAGCGCAACGCACTGCTGAAGACCGCGGCGATGGCCCGCCGGGCGGGCGGCGGCAAGGGCGCCGACCTGTCCACCCTGGAGGTCTGGGACGGCCACCTGGCGCGGGCGGGCTCCGAGCTGACGGCCTTTCGGCTGCGCCTGGTGGACGCCCTGCAGCCGCTGGTCGCGCAGGCCTACGAGCAGCTGGCACCCGGCGGCGGGCCGACCCTGCTGGAGTACCGCTCGTCCTTCGAGGGCGCGCTGCCGGCCAGCCGCGAGGAGGCCTACCAGCAGCTGCTGGACGCCCTGCAGGCCGCCCGCAAGCAGGAGACCGAGCGCGGGCTGACCCTGGTGGGCCCGCACCGGGACGAGCTCGGGCTGAAGCTCGGTCCGCTGCCGGCCAAGGGCTACGCGAGCCACGGGGAGTCCTGGTCGTTCGCGCTGGCGCTGCGGCTGGCCAGCTACGAGCTGCTGCGGGCGGACGGCGGCGAGCCGGTGCTGATCCTGGACGACGTCTTCGCCGAGCTGGACGCCCGGCGGCGTGACCAGCTGGCCGAGCTGGTGGCCGGCGGCGAGCAGGTGCTGGTGACGGCGGCGGTGCCCGAGGACGTCCCGAAGGCGCTGCGCGGGGTGCGGTACGCGGTGGCCCAGGGAGAGGTGCACCGGATCGGCTCCTGA
- a CDS encoding helix-turn-helix transcriptional regulator produces MPPTRTPDDHQLQQRRDVGERIRALRRHRALSQERLGELVHLDRRTIGRYENGLAPPTLDELGAIARALGIEAWQLLRDE; encoded by the coding sequence GTGCCGCCGACCCGTACGCCCGACGACCACCAGCTCCAGCAGCGCCGCGACGTGGGCGAGCGGATCAGGGCCCTTCGGCGCCACCGCGCACTCAGCCAGGAGCGCCTGGGCGAACTGGTCCACCTCGACCGCCGAACGATCGGGCGCTACGAGAACGGACTCGCCCCACCAACACTCGACGAACTCGGAGCGATCGCCCGAGCCCTCGGCATTGAGGCGTGGCAGCTGCTCCGGGACGAGTAG
- the gyrA gene encoding DNA gyrase subunit A: MELETEMQRSYLDYAMSVIVSRALPEVRDGLKPVHRRVLYAMYDGGYRPEKGYYKCARVVGDVMGNYHPHGDTSIYDTVVRLAQPWSLRMPLVDGNGNFGSPGNDPAAAMRYTECKMMPLAMEMMRDIDEDTVDFAANYDGRSQEPTVLPSRIPNLLINGATGIAVGMATNIPPHNLREVASGALWALEHPEASNEELLEALIERIKAPDFPTGALIVGRRGIEDAYRTGRGSITMRAVVEVEEIQGRQCLVVTELPYQVNPDNLALKIADLVKDGRVAGIADVRDESSSRTGQRLVVVLKRDAVAKVVLNNLFKHTDLQTNFGANMLALVDGVPRTLSLDAFIRHWVSHQVEVIVRRTRFRLRKAEERAHILRALLKALDMIDEVIALIRASDSADAARSGLMNLLAIDELQANAILEMQLRRLAALERQRITDEHDELQRKINEYNAILASPSRQREIISEELTAIVEKYGDERRSTLIPFDGDMSVEDLIAEEDIVVTITRGGYVKRTRSDLYRSQKRGGKGVRGAQLKQDDIVDHFFVTTTHNWILFFTNKGRVYRAKGYELPDAGRDARGQHVANLLAFQPEEHITQVMAVRTYADAPYLVLATREGLVKKSPLKDYDSPRSGGLIAINLRQDENGRDDELIGAELVSAEDDLLLVSRKAQSIRFTATDEALRPMSRATSGVKGMAFREDDELLSMNVVRPGTFVFTATDGGYAKRTAVDEYRVQGRGGFGTKAAKIVEGRGSLVGALVVEETDEIMAITLSGGVIRTRVSGVRETGRDTMGVQLINLGKRDAVVGMARNAEAEDEELAEDVVQDAPQDQDGSDLTESADEGAQAPGAADEQA, encoded by the coding sequence ATCGAGCTCGAAACCGAGATGCAGCGCTCCTACCTCGACTACGCGATGAGCGTGATCGTCAGCCGGGCGCTCCCCGAGGTCCGCGACGGCCTCAAGCCGGTGCACCGCCGGGTGCTGTACGCGATGTACGACGGCGGCTACCGGCCCGAGAAGGGCTACTACAAGTGCGCCCGCGTGGTCGGCGACGTGATGGGCAACTACCACCCGCACGGCGACACCTCGATCTACGACACGGTGGTCCGCCTCGCGCAGCCGTGGTCGCTGCGGATGCCGCTGGTGGACGGCAACGGCAACTTCGGTTCCCCGGGCAACGACCCGGCCGCGGCCATGCGGTACACCGAGTGCAAGATGATGCCGCTGGCCATGGAGATGATGCGGGACATCGACGAGGACACCGTCGATTTCGCCGCCAACTACGACGGCCGCTCGCAGGAGCCGACCGTCCTGCCCTCGCGGATCCCCAACCTGCTGATCAACGGTGCCACCGGCATCGCGGTCGGCATGGCCACCAACATCCCGCCGCACAACCTGCGGGAGGTCGCGTCGGGCGCGCTGTGGGCGCTGGAGCACCCCGAGGCGTCCAACGAGGAGCTGCTGGAAGCCCTGATCGAGCGGATCAAGGCGCCGGACTTCCCGACCGGCGCGCTGATCGTGGGCCGTCGCGGCATCGAGGACGCCTACCGGACCGGTCGCGGCTCGATCACCATGCGCGCGGTGGTGGAGGTCGAGGAGATCCAGGGCCGCCAGTGCCTGGTGGTCACCGAGCTGCCGTACCAGGTGAACCCGGACAACCTGGCGCTGAAGATCGCCGACCTGGTGAAGGACGGCCGGGTGGCCGGCATCGCCGACGTCCGCGACGAGTCCTCCTCGCGCACCGGCCAGCGGCTGGTGGTCGTGCTCAAGCGCGACGCGGTGGCCAAGGTGGTGCTGAACAACCTCTTCAAGCACACCGATCTGCAGACCAACTTCGGCGCCAACATGCTGGCCCTGGTGGACGGTGTGCCGCGCACGCTGTCGCTCGACGCCTTCATCCGGCACTGGGTCAGCCACCAGGTCGAGGTCATCGTCCGGCGCACCCGGTTCCGGCTGCGCAAGGCCGAGGAGCGCGCCCACATCCTGCGCGCGCTGCTCAAGGCGCTGGACATGATCGACGAGGTGATCGCGCTGATCCGGGCCTCGGACAGCGCCGACGCCGCCCGCAGCGGCCTGATGAACCTGCTCGCCATCGACGAGCTGCAGGCCAACGCGATCCTGGAGATGCAGCTGCGCCGGCTGGCGGCCCTGGAGCGCCAGCGGATCACCGACGAGCACGACGAGCTGCAGCGCAAGATCAACGAGTACAACGCGATCCTGGCCTCGCCGTCCCGCCAGCGCGAGATCATCTCCGAGGAGCTGACCGCGATCGTCGAGAAGTACGGCGACGAGCGGCGCTCCACGCTGATCCCCTTCGACGGCGACATGTCGGTCGAGGACCTGATCGCGGAGGAGGACATCGTCGTCACGATCACTCGTGGCGGCTACGTCAAGCGGACCCGCTCCGACCTCTACCGCTCGCAGAAGCGCGGCGGCAAGGGCGTGCGCGGTGCGCAGCTGAAGCAGGACGACATCGTCGACCACTTCTTCGTGACCACCACGCACAACTGGATCCTCTTCTTCACCAACAAGGGCCGGGTCTACCGGGCCAAGGGCTACGAGCTGCCGGACGCCGGCCGCGACGCCCGCGGGCAGCACGTGGCCAACCTGCTGGCGTTCCAGCCGGAGGAGCACATCACCCAGGTGATGGCGGTGCGCACTTACGCCGACGCGCCCTACCTGGTGCTGGCCACGCGTGAGGGTTTGGTTAAAAAATCCCCGCTCAAGGACTACGACTCGCCGCGCTCCGGCGGCCTGATCGCGATCAACCTGCGGCAGGACGAGAACGGCCGCGACGACGAGCTGATCGGCGCCGAGCTGGTCTCCGCCGAGGACGACCTGCTGCTGGTCTCCCGCAAGGCGCAGTCGATCCGGTTCACCGCGACCGACGAGGCGCTGCGCCCGATGAGCCGGGCCACCTCGGGCGTCAAGGGCATGGCGTTCCGTGAGGACGACGAGCTGCTCTCGATGAACGTGGTCCGTCCGGGCACCTTCGTCTTCACGGCGACCGACGGCGGATATGCCAAGCGGACCGCGGTGGACGAGTACCGTGTTCAGGGACGCGGTGGCTTCGGCACCAAGGCGGCCAAGATCGTCGAGGGTCGAGGGTCGTTGGTCGGGGCGCTGGTGGTCGAGGAGACCGACGAGATCATGGCCATCACACTTTCGGGTGGTGTGATTCGTACAAGGGTTTCCGGAGTTCGTGAAACCGGACGTGACACCATGGGCGTCCAACTGATCAACCTCGGAAAGCGCGACGCGGTGGTGGGCATGGCCCGCAACGCGGAGGCGGAGGACGAGGAGCTCGCCGAGGACGTTGTTCAGGACGCTCCTCAAGACCAGGACGGTTCGGATCTGACCGAGTCGGCCGACGAGGGCGCCCAGGCGCCCGGCGCGGCGGACGAGCAGGCCTGA
- a CDS encoding DUF3566 domain-containing protein produces MPQPPAEHPAASTSLMSAVGGNGGYGAPQPPTQPPGGTPAGYSTPTTYTKGQPTPPRGTRTGGAASGGGVTAPRRPAGAPQAAAPGGLGGRTRKARLRITKADPWSVMKVSFLLSLAIGIIVIVAAAVLWGTLDSLGVFASLGKTLREVTGSGTDGSTGGLNLMDYIGFGTVMTYTSLIAVVDMVLMTALSTLAAFIYNTAAGFTGGIELTLAEED; encoded by the coding sequence GTGCCGCAGCCGCCGGCGGAGCACCCCGCGGCGTCCACCTCACTGATGTCCGCGGTGGGCGGCAACGGCGGCTACGGCGCGCCGCAGCCGCCGACCCAGCCTCCGGGCGGGACACCGGCGGGCTACTCGACGCCGACCACCTACACCAAGGGGCAGCCGACGCCGCCGCGCGGCACCCGGACCGGCGGCGCCGCGTCCGGGGGCGGCGTCACCGCGCCGCGCCGCCCGGCCGGCGCGCCGCAGGCCGCGGCCCCCGGCGGCCTGGGCGGGCGGACCCGCAAGGCGCGGCTGCGGATCACCAAGGCGGACCCGTGGTCGGTGATGAAGGTCAGCTTCCTGCTGTCGCTGGCCATCGGCATCATCGTCATCGTGGCCGCCGCGGTGCTGTGGGGGACGCTGGACTCGCTCGGGGTCTTCGCCTCGCTGGGCAAGACGCTGCGTGAGGTCACCGGCTCGGGCACCGACGGTTCCACCGGCGGTCTCAACCTGATGGACTACATCGGCTTCGGCACGGTGATGACCTACACCTCGCTGATCGCGGTGGTGGACATGGTGCTGATGACCGCGCTCTCCACGCTGGCGGCGTTCATCTACAACACCGCGGCCGGCTTCACCGGTGGCATCGAACTGACGCTGGCGGAAGAGGACTGA
- a CDS encoding DciA family protein: MSKESELSGVDLARVALRAAKEQARQRGDQAREKREAKRHGLRSGARSDGRDPVPLGAALSRLITERGWEAPAAVGGVMGRWSQIVGPDISAHCAPEHFAEEEAVLTVRCDSTAWATQLRLLARQLVARLNHELGHGTVKVIKVLGPSGPKRGYGRLRAPGSRGPGDTFG; encoded by the coding sequence ATGAGCAAGGAATCCGAGCTGTCGGGGGTCGATCTGGCCCGGGTGGCGCTGCGCGCGGCGAAGGAGCAGGCCAGGCAGCGTGGTGACCAGGCCCGTGAGAAGCGCGAGGCGAAGCGGCACGGGCTGCGCAGCGGGGCGCGCTCGGACGGGCGGGACCCGGTGCCGCTGGGGGCGGCGCTGAGCCGGCTGATCACCGAGCGGGGCTGGGAGGCGCCGGCCGCGGTGGGCGGGGTGATGGGCCGCTGGTCGCAGATCGTCGGTCCGGACATCTCGGCGCACTGTGCTCCGGAGCACTTCGCGGAGGAGGAGGCGGTGTTGACGGTGCGTTGCGACTCCACTGCCTGGGCTACTCAACTTCGGCTTTTGGCGCGGCAGTTGGTGGCCCGTCTGAACCACGAGCTGGGCCACGGCACGGTGAAGGTGATCAAGGTGCTCGGCCCGTCCGGGCCCAAGCGCGGGTACGGCCGGCTGCGGGCTCCGGGCAGTCGCGGCCCGGGCGACACCTTTGGGTGA
- a CDS encoding GNAT family N-acetyltransferase produces MSDIDLRHYNGTAAKEVFDDLVGVYAVVYDVPPYAGDPFFSVETYAERLRGALEMDGFETVTARVSGELVGYVHGVTLPADRAWWVSLGDHRPQAAREAADEGRVFWLREIMVLPTHTDRGIGRRLHDEIVAGRVEPWTTLTCIFDNEPARSAYPRWGYEVIGGRIKHAPESPTYDAMILPPAPIS; encoded by the coding sequence GTGTCAGACATTGATCTTCGCCACTACAACGGGACGGCCGCGAAAGAGGTCTTCGACGACCTCGTCGGCGTCTACGCCGTGGTGTACGACGTCCCGCCGTACGCCGGAGACCCGTTCTTCTCTGTCGAAACGTACGCCGAGCGGCTGCGGGGCGCGTTGGAGATGGACGGCTTCGAGACGGTGACCGCCCGCGTCAGCGGCGAGCTGGTCGGCTACGTCCACGGCGTGACGCTCCCGGCCGACCGCGCATGGTGGGTATCGCTCGGCGACCATCGGCCACAGGCCGCCCGGGAAGCAGCCGACGAGGGCCGCGTCTTCTGGCTTCGCGAGATCATGGTGCTGCCCACCCACACCGACCGGGGCATTGGGCGTCGGTTGCATGATGAGATCGTTGCCGGGCGCGTCGAGCCGTGGACGACGCTGACGTGCATCTTCGACAACGAGCCCGCGCGAAGCGCGTACCCCAGGTGGGGGTACGAGGTGATCGGCGGCCGGATCAAGCACGCCCCCGAGTCGCCCACCTACGACGCGATGATCCTCCCGCCGGCGCCCATTAGCTGA